A single window of Providencia alcalifaciens DNA harbors:
- a CDS encoding TcdA/TcdB pore-forming domain-containing protein encodes MNGLNERYDLNSDELLIKINGNRIASDDINDFIQNSIGFTKKNSISIDGVMKIELTGIGNVQFLKSEDNIYKIRVIESDEVNENKNSLNSYILIGSELNMKNKYPSYVDIPKVADDIKFLFSSKLTGNSIIVTELNSNTYRVYNDSRINSSILYDNIVMAIDYNDYKLTDCSDSIATVYMQYINESWQLILQKQKNELRDGVLISILRNKNNPIEVYYPDINVSFYKKQKFLEYRDKLHFEILNLADYLSMDTSYLRHDVTGNLSIDNMNENSWVKVMIEIKRRIRTNIKFIDYSIKKWEGRLKYLNSLENYREGEKKEVLFWDKRIKQSEKLIDFHRNQYKSLLLDAKAAEYSWLWYQLKEKKGMREVVSEPVRNRVERESNLSINERYRNLIHIHKNSINIKFISDFNAGVERFNEIKIEGVEGGMTSIQLKEIYLNANLKPLERGALYHQIINSEKNEYIKNVLMKTKEVSDIFSLSESQNNRLAPQDLYLSLVGDDSNGRCYPLVRAMSVALANRGQQGANTLIDRLFLAAANPNEKDSILLKTGFVKLHSNISAVEASISNGVMDLKDIQKLLSSKKQTVMFAMNTQSHSMLIGKTVMHGKITYYFYDPNFGLFKFENIENFFSSINKFMIDKNMALYYDALGTENNPVFTIITVVTDDMAIVPIGNNLNVSNLSEPGALSLVSDHQEEISQLIERQDILNTDIQLKTSLVILDAQQWGDALDKSTKLLSSEYNLGKEWIPIFSSVEKISNNRYRIQCVNNENTDLTRWVETSDSLLIKFRHYYENNMKTFEQYYYIEGDEIKPKGEDIEIVPIDSLNAGVAIQSLIQWVSNRSHHEHENTENPTNLLLALKIHTYVNYTMMVHGSINDAIKTTKLIQSILKNDNEITITEIDGFSSSLARTANEGIGIIFNSILIGFDIYELTHSTDEFEEVVFGTQLTFDSAGLIVEAGSFTAGTLGDSSVSVAFGGAGVLLAGLGIGFTGLSHNFAIIGKDAKSVGHYFYLLDQAYQGNGYDHLKDKSVLSPRFGAIFKTIDLKNNQIEFDSQYIYRTSPASAGGGRKNYIAWAGNFPTLVHDRNLAINIRNGIGYEKNKHELKFSNLDVLILPVTPKSYIKYDYNLFPGATTRHDTGFDVLRRLEKGDNFDYDFYIFPSENIITEIEHEYVNTEVEIKLDANKRFLVVPNLSSTWYGYMNYTVKGDGGEYQISLQHGVSFKLSDDSGNGQSSRWIIDSRQLDKKEIAVFKDWVDIGGIKVEIDSSIDKSQVFIVGEKKEIREVNFNSLTTSVISEDNSKWSEGIKTLKSHLEKISSEDEYIIVDNFINYNRNVGRAYYDVKKERFIFINTTAEINKDIILGSVIDEVACFYSLHDNFVYKVDVNSGNVIVEYYLKNQDKQPFNVIQVWQGSGNTYVSCGYIYYGKMAIASYYINNNEIVLLSISSDIDLLKKLSDKKIKISNQESKDLFDKYKLEVDIYSDDQYLSNSSLAEIIMIKGGDEKGYEHSYWFRERDGLLIKPNIPSRFNQSNEKNRSVSDLKDLMFLGVLNDESNNEVFYFYSKNNEAIYRQEIHSNDPELLQASCIEIPNLKNIFLWKKIF; translated from the coding sequence ATGAATGGATTAAATGAGCGCTATGATTTAAATTCAGATGAACTTCTTATTAAAATAAATGGAAATAGAATAGCTAGTGATGATATTAATGATTTCATTCAAAACTCAATAGGGTTTACTAAGAAAAATTCAATAAGTATTGATGGGGTAATGAAAATTGAGTTAACAGGGATTGGTAATGTACAGTTTTTAAAATCAGAAGATAATATTTATAAAATAAGAGTAATTGAAAGTGATGAGGTGAATGAAAATAAAAATAGCTTAAACAGTTATATTCTTATAGGTTCAGAACTGAATATGAAAAATAAGTATCCTTCTTATGTTGATATACCTAAAGTCGCTGATGACATAAAGTTTTTATTTTCTAGTAAGCTTACAGGTAATTCAATTATTGTTACTGAACTTAATTCTAATACATATCGAGTATATAATGATAGTCGTATTAATAGCTCTATACTTTACGATAATATTGTCATGGCGATAGATTATAATGACTATAAACTAACGGATTGCAGTGATAGCATTGCGACTGTTTATATGCAGTATATAAATGAAAGCTGGCAGTTAATATTACAGAAGCAAAAAAATGAATTAAGAGATGGGGTTTTAATATCAATATTGCGAAATAAAAATAACCCAATAGAAGTTTATTACCCTGATATTAATGTGAGTTTTTATAAAAAACAAAAATTCTTAGAGTATAGAGATAAATTACACTTTGAAATATTAAATCTTGCTGATTATTTATCCATGGATACAAGTTATCTAAGACATGATGTTACGGGTAATTTATCAATCGATAACATGAATGAAAATTCTTGGGTTAAAGTAATGATTGAAATTAAAAGAAGGATAAGAACTAATATTAAATTCATAGACTACTCGATAAAAAAATGGGAAGGAAGATTAAAATATTTAAATTCATTAGAAAATTATAGAGAGGGTGAAAAAAAAGAAGTTTTATTTTGGGATAAAAGAATAAAACAAAGTGAAAAATTAATTGATTTTCATAGGAATCAATATAAATCACTTCTGTTAGATGCTAAAGCAGCTGAATATAGCTGGTTATGGTATCAGCTCAAAGAAAAAAAAGGAATGAGAGAGGTAGTTAGTGAGCCTGTAAGAAATAGAGTAGAAAGGGAAAGTAATTTATCAATTAACGAGCGTTATAGAAATTTAATCCACATACATAAAAACTCAATTAATATAAAATTTATATCAGATTTTAATGCTGGAGTTGAAAGGTTTAATGAAATAAAAATTGAGGGAGTTGAAGGTGGTATGACCTCAATACAACTAAAAGAAATATATTTAAATGCAAATTTGAAACCATTAGAGCGTGGTGCACTATATCATCAGATAATTAACTCTGAAAAAAATGAATATATAAAAAATGTTTTAATGAAGACAAAAGAGGTAAGTGATATATTCTCTTTATCTGAGAGTCAAAATAATCGATTAGCACCACAAGATCTTTATTTATCACTTGTTGGTGATGATTCTAATGGTCGTTGTTACCCTTTGGTAAGAGCTATGTCTGTCGCCTTAGCTAATAGAGGGCAACAAGGTGCAAATACACTGATTGACAGATTGTTTTTAGCCGCGGCAAATCCTAACGAGAAAGATTCTATTTTATTAAAAACAGGATTCGTAAAATTGCATTCTAATATAAGTGCAGTTGAAGCATCTATTTCAAATGGAGTAATGGATTTAAAAGATATTCAGAAGTTATTATCATCAAAAAAACAAACTGTGATGTTTGCAATGAATACACAAAGTCATTCTATGCTAATAGGTAAAACAGTAATGCATGGAAAAATAACATATTATTTTTACGATCCCAATTTTGGTTTGTTTAAATTTGAAAATATTGAAAATTTTTTTTCTTCTATAAATAAATTCATGATAGATAAAAATATGGCATTATACTACGATGCTTTAGGTACAGAAAATAATCCTGTTTTTACTATCATTACGGTTGTTACTGATGATATGGCTATTGTTCCTATAGGAAATAATTTAAATGTTAGCAATTTAAGTGAGCCAGGAGCATTAAGCTTAGTATCTGATCATCAGGAGGAAATAAGTCAATTAATTGAGCGTCAGGATATATTAAATACAGATATTCAATTAAAAACCTCTTTAGTTATTTTAGATGCTCAGCAGTGGGGTGATGCACTAGATAAATCAACTAAGTTATTATCATCGGAATATAATTTAGGTAAAGAATGGATACCTATATTCTCAAGTGTGGAGAAAATAAGTAACAATCGCTATAGAATTCAATGCGTTAATAATGAAAATACAGATTTAACCCGTTGGGTTGAGACAAGTGATAGTTTACTAATTAAATTTCGTCATTATTATGAAAATAACATGAAGACATTTGAACAATATTATTATATTGAAGGTGATGAAATTAAACCGAAAGGTGAAGATATCGAAATAGTCCCTATTGATAGTTTGAACGCAGGAGTTGCTATTCAATCACTAATTCAATGGGTATCAAACCGAAGCCATCATGAACATGAGAATACTGAAAACCCAACAAATTTATTGCTGGCATTAAAAATACATACTTATGTTAATTATACTATGATGGTACATGGTTCAATAAATGATGCAATAAAAACGACAAAGCTAATTCAATCTATATTAAAAAATGACAATGAAATAACCATTACGGAAATAGATGGATTTTCATCTTCATTAGCTCGAACTGCTAACGAAGGGATAGGTATTATTTTTAATAGTATATTAATTGGCTTTGATATTTATGAACTAACTCATTCTACGGATGAGTTTGAAGAGGTTGTTTTTGGTACTCAATTAACTTTTGATTCAGCTGGACTAATAGTTGAAGCAGGAAGCTTTACTGCGGGAACATTAGGTGATTCAAGTGTTTCGGTTGCATTTGGTGGAGCAGGTGTTCTTTTAGCTGGGCTAGGGATAGGTTTTACTGGGTTATCACATAATTTTGCTATTATTGGTAAGGATGCAAAGTCAGTTGGACATTATTTTTATTTATTAGATCAAGCCTATCAAGGTAACGGTTATGATCATTTGAAAGATAAGTCTGTATTATCTCCTCGGTTTGGAGCAATATTTAAAACGATTGACTTAAAAAATAATCAAATTGAATTTGACAGCCAATATATTTATCGAACGTCACCTGCTTCTGCAGGAGGTGGTCGAAAGAACTATATTGCTTGGGCTGGCAATTTCCCCACGCTGGTACATGATAGAAATTTAGCAATTAATATACGTAATGGTATAGGTTACGAAAAAAATAAGCATGAATTAAAATTTTCGAACTTAGATGTTCTAATTCTTCCTGTCACACCTAAATCATATATTAAATATGATTATAATTTATTTCCAGGAGCCACAACACGACATGATACTGGTTTTGACGTTCTTAGGAGATTAGAAAAAGGAGACAATTTTGACTATGATTTTTATATTTTTCCTAGCGAAAATATTATAACAGAAATTGAACATGAATACGTTAATACTGAAGTAGAAATTAAATTAGATGCAAATAAACGTTTTTTGGTTGTACCAAACTTGAGTTCTACGTGGTACGGATATATGAACTATACTGTCAAAGGGGATGGTGGCGAGTATCAAATAAGTCTACAGCATGGTGTTAGTTTCAAACTGAGTGATGATTCAGGAAATGGACAATCCTCACGTTGGATAATTGATAGTAGGCAGCTTGATAAAAAAGAAATTGCAGTTTTTAAAGATTGGGTAGATATAGGTGGTATTAAAGTTGAAATAGATTCTTCTATAGATAAAAGCCAGGTTTTTATTGTTGGTGAAAAAAAAGAAATTAGGGAGGTTAATTTCAATAGCCTGACAACAAGTGTTATTAGTGAGGATAATAGTAAATGGTCTGAAGGAATAAAAACATTGAAAAGTCATTTGGAAAAAATTTCTTCTGAGGATGAATATATAATTGTTGATAATTTTATTAATTATAATCGAAATGTTGGTCGAGCTTATTATGATGTGAAAAAAGAAAGGTTTATATTTATTAATACAACAGCAGAAATCAATAAGGATATTATTCTAGGCTCTGTAATTGATGAAGTGGCTTGTTTTTATTCTTTGCATGATAATTTTGTTTATAAAGTAGATGTAAATAGTGGGAATGTTATTGTAGAGTATTATCTGAAGAATCAAGATAAACAACCATTTAATGTAATCCAAGTTTGGCAGGGAAGTGGTAATACCTACGTCTCATGCGGTTATATTTATTATGGTAAAATGGCAATAGCAAGTTATTATATCAACAATAATGAAATAGTTTTACTAAGTATTTCATCAGATATTGATCTACTAAAAAAACTATCGGATAAAAAAATAAAAATCTCAAATCAGGAGTCTAAGGATTTATTCGATAAATATAAACTAGAAGTAGATATTTATAGTGATGATCAATATTTATCAAATTCTAGTTTAGCTGAGATTATAATGATTAAAGGGGGGGATGAAAAAGGATATGAACATAGTTATTGGTTTCGGGAACGTGATGGATTACTGATAAAACCAAATATTCCATCAAGATTTAATCAAAGTAATGAAAAAAATAGAAGTGTATCAGATCTCAAGGATTTAATGTTTTTGGGTGTATTAAATGATGAGAGTAATAATGAGGTTTTTTATTTTTATAGTAAAAATAATGAAGCTATTTACAGGCAAGAAATTCATTCAAATGATCCAGAACTCCTACAAGCAAGTTGTATTGAAATACCTAATTTAAAAAATATTTTTTTATGGAAAAAAATATTTTAA
- the eno gene encoding phosphopyruvate hydratase, with product MSKIVKVIGREIIDSRGNPTVEAEVHLEGGFVGLAAAPSGASTGSREALELRDGDKSRFLGKGVLKAVAAVNGPIAQAVIGKDAKDQANIDKIMIDLDGTENKSQFGANAILAVSLANAKAAAAAKGMPLYEHISDLNGTHGQYSMPLPMMNIINGGEHADNNVDIQEFMIQPVGAPTLKEAVRMGSEIFHHLAKVLKSKGMNTAVGDEGGYAPNLESNAAALAAIKEAVEQAGYVLGKDVTLAMDCAASEFYNKETGNYELKGEGKTFTSQEFTHYLEELTKQYPIVSIEDGLNESDWDGFAYQTKVLGDKIQLVGDDLFVTNTKILKEGIDKGIANSILIKFNQIGSLTETLAAIKMAKDAGYTAVISHRSGETEDATIADLAVGTAAGQIKTGSMSRSDRVAKYNQLIRIEEALGNSAPFNGLKEVKGQA from the coding sequence ATGTCCAAAATTGTTAAAGTGATCGGTCGTGAAATCATTGATTCTCGTGGTAACCCAACTGTTGAAGCTGAAGTACATTTAGAAGGTGGTTTTGTTGGTTTAGCTGCGGCTCCATCAGGCGCATCTACAGGTTCTCGTGAAGCACTGGAACTGCGTGATGGTGATAAATCACGTTTTCTGGGTAAAGGTGTTCTGAAAGCTGTTGCCGCTGTTAACGGTCCAATCGCTCAAGCAGTTATCGGTAAAGATGCTAAAGATCAAGCAAATATCGATAAAATCATGATTGACTTAGATGGTACTGAAAACAAATCTCAATTCGGTGCAAACGCAATTCTGGCAGTCTCTTTAGCAAACGCAAAAGCAGCTGCTGCGGCAAAAGGTATGCCTCTGTATGAGCATATTTCTGATCTGAACGGTACTCACGGTCAATATTCAATGCCTCTGCCAATGATGAACATCATCAATGGTGGTGAGCACGCAGATAACAACGTTGATATCCAAGAATTCATGATCCAACCCGTTGGCGCACCGACTCTGAAAGAAGCGGTACGTATGGGTTCTGAAATTTTCCATCACTTAGCAAAAGTACTGAAATCTAAAGGTATGAATACTGCTGTTGGTGATGAAGGTGGTTATGCACCTAACTTAGAATCTAACGCTGCTGCACTGGCTGCTATCAAAGAAGCGGTTGAGCAAGCGGGTTATGTTCTGGGTAAAGATGTGACTCTGGCGATGGACTGCGCAGCTTCTGAGTTCTACAACAAAGAAACTGGCAACTACGAGCTGAAAGGCGAAGGCAAAACCTTCACTTCACAAGAGTTCACTCATTACTTAGAAGAGCTGACTAAACAATACCCAATCGTTTCTATCGAAGATGGTTTAAATGAATCAGACTGGGATGGTTTCGCATACCAAACTAAAGTTCTTGGTGACAAAATCCAATTAGTTGGTGACGATCTGTTCGTTACTAATACCAAGATCTTAAAAGAAGGTATTGATAAAGGCATCGCTAACTCAATTCTGATCAAATTCAACCAAATCGGTTCTCTGACAGAAACATTAGCTGCGATTAAAATGGCGAAAGATGCTGGCTACACTGCTGTTATCTCTCACCGTTCAGGCGAAACTGAAGACGCAACTATCGCTGACTTAGCGGTTGGTACTGCAGCAGGTCAAATTAAAACAGGTTCTATGAGCCGTTCTGACCGTGTTGCTAAATACAACCAACTGATTCGTATTGAAGAAGCACTGGGTAACAGCGCGCCATTCAACGGTCTGAAAGAAGTGAAAGGTCAAGCGTAA
- the pyrG gene encoding glutamine hydrolyzing CTP synthase: MKTNYIFVTGGVVSSLGKGIAAASLAAILEARGLNVTIMKLDPYINVDPGTMSPTQHGEVFVTEDGAETDLDLGHYERFIRTKMTRRNNFTTGRVYSEVLRKERRGDYLGATIQVIPHITNEIKDRIIRGGEGHDVVLVEIGGTVGDIESLPFLEAIRQMAAEVGRERTLYMHLTLVPYLAAAGEVKTKPTQHSVKELLSIGIQPDVLICRSDRVIPANERAKIALFCNVPEKAVISLKDADSIYKIPGMLKAQGLDEYICNRFRLECKEADLSEWEQVIYEEANPAGEVTIGMVGKYVELPDAYKSVIEALKHAGLKNRLTVNIKLIDSQDIETRGVELLKGLDAILVPGGFGSRGIEGKILTAQYARENKIPYLGICLGMQVALIEFARNVANMKDANSTEFDADCKFPVVALITEWRDEDGNVEVRSEESDLGGTMRVGGQQCHLTDGSLVRGMYGAETIVERHRHRYEVNNLLLKRIEDAGLNIAGRSVDNQLVEIIENPNHPWFVACQFHPEFTSTPRDGHPLFAGFVKAAGKYQKGELK, translated from the coding sequence ATGAAAACTAATTATATTTTTGTGACCGGCGGGGTCGTATCCTCTCTGGGTAAAGGCATTGCCGCAGCCTCCTTGGCGGCTATACTCGAAGCCCGTGGACTCAATGTGACCATTATGAAACTGGATCCCTACATCAACGTAGATCCAGGCACAATGAGCCCAACCCAACACGGGGAAGTTTTCGTTACAGAAGACGGCGCTGAAACTGACTTGGATTTAGGTCATTATGAGCGTTTTATTCGTACTAAAATGACACGTCGCAACAACTTTACGACTGGACGTGTTTATTCTGAAGTCCTGCGCAAAGAGCGTCGTGGCGACTACTTAGGCGCGACCATCCAAGTTATTCCTCATATCACTAATGAAATCAAAGATCGCATCATCCGTGGTGGTGAAGGTCATGATGTCGTATTAGTTGAAATCGGCGGTACAGTTGGTGATATCGAGTCTCTGCCATTCCTAGAAGCTATTCGTCAAATGGCTGCGGAAGTGGGCCGTGAGCGCACACTGTATATGCACTTAACGTTAGTGCCATACTTAGCAGCTGCGGGCGAAGTGAAAACGAAACCAACACAACACTCTGTGAAAGAGTTACTGTCAATTGGTATTCAGCCGGATGTGCTGATCTGTCGTTCAGATCGCGTTATTCCTGCGAATGAGCGCGCGAAGATTGCCCTATTCTGTAATGTCCCAGAAAAAGCGGTTATCTCTCTGAAAGACGCTGATTCAATCTATAAAATCCCTGGCATGCTGAAAGCGCAAGGTTTGGATGAGTACATTTGTAACCGTTTCCGCCTTGAATGCAAAGAAGCTGATTTATCTGAGTGGGAACAAGTTATTTACGAAGAAGCCAATCCAGCAGGTGAAGTCACCATTGGTATGGTTGGTAAATATGTTGAATTGCCAGATGCATACAAATCAGTTATCGAAGCACTGAAACATGCGGGTCTGAAAAATCGCTTAACCGTGAATATTAAGCTGATTGATTCTCAAGATATCGAAACTCGTGGCGTTGAGCTACTCAAAGGTCTGGATGCGATTTTAGTCCCAGGCGGATTCGGTTCTCGTGGTATTGAAGGCAAAATTCTGACGGCTCAATATGCCCGTGAGAATAAAATTCCTTACTTAGGTATTTGTTTGGGAATGCAAGTGGCGCTGATTGAATTTGCTCGTAATGTTGCGAACATGAAAGACGCGAACTCCACTGAATTTGATGCAGATTGCAAATTCCCAGTTGTTGCGCTGATTACTGAATGGCGTGACGAAGATGGCAACGTTGAAGTGCGTTCTGAAGAGAGCGACCTTGGCGGTACTATGCGTGTTGGTGGCCAGCAATGTCATTTAACTGATGGCAGCTTAGTGCGCGGTATGTACGGCGCAGAAACGATTGTTGAGCGTCACCGTCACCGTTACGAAGTGAACAATCTGCTGTTGAAACGTATCGAAGATGCGGGTCTGAACATTGCAGGTCGTTCTGTGGATAATCAACTGGTTGAAATCATTGAAAATCCAAACCACCCATGGTTTGTGGCTTGCCAGTTCCACCCAGAATTCACTTCGACCCCAAGAGATGGCCATCCGTTGTTTGCAGGTTTTGTTAAAGCCGCTGGTAAGTACCAGAAAGGTGAGTTGAAATAA
- the mazG gene encoding nucleoside triphosphate pyrophosphohydrolase: MQQGNKQIERLLTIMARLRDPQNGCPWDTQQTFKTIAPYTLEETYEVLDAIEREDFTDLKGELGDLLFQVVFYAQMAQEQNLFDFDDICQAVSDKLERRHPHIFDENNQLSSQEAIAGWEQRKAKERAEKDQYSVLDDIPNALPALMKAYKIQKRCASVGFDWDTLGPVAGKVTEELAEVMEEATQAVVDEQHLEEEIGDLLFATVNLSRHLGHKPELALQKACSKFERRFREIERRLAKTGKSTETATLDEMEALWVSIKLDE, encoded by the coding sequence ATGCAGCAGGGCAATAAACAAATTGAACGGTTACTCACCATTATGGCGCGTTTGCGTGACCCGCAAAATGGCTGTCCGTGGGATACGCAACAGACGTTTAAGACCATTGCCCCTTATACCCTTGAAGAAACCTATGAAGTTCTAGACGCCATTGAACGAGAAGATTTTACCGACTTAAAAGGCGAGTTAGGGGATCTCCTCTTTCAAGTGGTGTTCTACGCCCAAATGGCGCAAGAACAAAATCTATTTGATTTTGATGATATTTGCCAAGCAGTCAGCGACAAACTCGAACGTCGCCATCCTCATATTTTCGACGAAAATAACCAACTTAGCAGTCAAGAAGCCATTGCAGGATGGGAACAGCGTAAAGCCAAAGAGCGTGCAGAGAAAGACCAATACTCGGTATTGGATGATATCCCAAATGCACTTCCTGCCTTAATGAAAGCCTATAAAATTCAAAAACGTTGTGCCTCAGTCGGCTTTGATTGGGATACGCTGGGTCCTGTGGCAGGCAAAGTCACCGAAGAGCTAGCGGAAGTGATGGAAGAAGCCACTCAAGCAGTCGTGGATGAACAGCATCTTGAAGAAGAAATTGGCGATTTGTTATTTGCGACCGTCAATCTATCTCGCCATTTAGGACACAAACCTGAGCTTGCTTTACAAAAAGCGTGCAGTAAGTTTGAGCGCCGTTTTCGTGAAATCGAAAGACGATTAGCAAAAACTGGCAAATCGACAGAAACTGCTACACTTGATGAGATGGAAGCATTGTGGGTGTCTATCAAATTAGATGAATGA
- the relA gene encoding GTP diphosphokinase produces the protein MVAVRSAHLTPAGEFAPEKWVNDLGLNNKQSEEKLIHTWQYCHDKLSGQDIAPLLLWRGIEMTEILSTLSMDIGSLQAALLFPLVEEGKLDEQSVIDDFGQSIHALVKGVIEMDAIRELKATQSNETSSVQVDNIRRMLLSMVEDFRCVVIKLAERIAHLREVKDASEDERVLAAKECSNIYAPLANRLGIGQLKWELEDFCFRYLHPDEYKKIAKLLHERRIDREDYIDNFVTTLRKYMLKEQIQAEVYGRPKHIYSIWRKMQKKSLAFGELYDVRAVRIVVERLQDCYAALGIVHTHFRHLPDEFDDYVANPKPNGYQSIHTVVLGPNGKTLEIQIRTRQMHEDAELGVAAHWKYKEGASGVGKGSSYENRIAWLRKLISWQEEMADSGEMLDEVRSQVFDDRVYVFTPKGDVVDLPTGSTPLDFAYHIHSDVGHRCIGAKIGGRIVPFSYQLQMGDQIEIITQKHPNPSRDWLNPNLGYVTTSRGRAKIQNWFRKQDRDKNILAGRQILDSELSHLDISLRDAEKQLIARYNVHSLDEILAGIGGGDIRINQLVNFLQAKFNKATAEEEDRAAMKSLENKSGVPRAPSHGSGRVVVEGVGNLMHHIARCCQPIPGDEIVGFITKGRGISIHSADCEQLSELQSHAPERVIDAVWGENYSSGYSLVVRVIANDRSGLLRDITTILANEKVNVLGVSSRSDVKQQLATIDMTIELYNIEVLGRVLSKLNQLPDVIEAKRHSS, from the coding sequence ATGGTTGCAGTAAGAAGTGCGCATTTAACCCCAGCAGGTGAATTTGCCCCCGAAAAATGGGTTAATGATTTGGGTTTGAATAATAAACAATCAGAAGAAAAACTCATCCATACCTGGCAGTATTGTCACGATAAATTATCGGGGCAGGATATTGCACCTCTGCTGCTGTGGCGCGGCATTGAAATGACCGAAATTCTATCCACGCTCAGCATGGATATCGGTAGCTTACAAGCCGCGTTATTGTTCCCTCTAGTTGAAGAGGGAAAACTCGACGAACAATCCGTTATTGATGATTTTGGTCAATCCATCCATGCGCTGGTAAAAGGCGTGATTGAAATGGATGCTATCCGTGAACTTAAAGCCACGCAATCTAACGAAACCAGTTCCGTACAGGTGGATAACATCCGCCGTATGCTGCTGTCGATGGTGGAAGATTTCCGCTGCGTGGTGATTAAACTCGCCGAACGTATCGCCCATTTACGCGAAGTTAAAGATGCCAGCGAAGATGAACGCGTCTTAGCTGCAAAAGAGTGTTCCAACATTTATGCGCCGCTAGCAAACCGCTTAGGGATCGGGCAATTAAAATGGGAATTAGAAGATTTCTGTTTCCGTTATCTGCACCCTGACGAATACAAAAAAATTGCGAAATTGCTGCACGAGCGCCGTATTGACCGCGAAGATTATATTGATAATTTTGTGACAACATTACGCAAATATATGCTCAAAGAGCAAATTCAAGCGGAAGTGTACGGGCGACCAAAACACATCTACAGTATTTGGCGCAAAATGCAGAAGAAATCCTTGGCATTTGGCGAGTTATACGATGTGCGTGCGGTGCGTATTGTGGTGGAAAGACTGCAAGATTGTTACGCAGCATTGGGAATTGTACATACCCATTTCCGTCATTTACCCGATGAGTTCGACGACTATGTGGCGAATCCTAAGCCGAATGGCTATCAGTCGATTCATACGGTAGTTTTAGGCCCGAATGGTAAAACGCTAGAGATCCAAATTCGTACCCGCCAAATGCACGAAGATGCAGAATTGGGCGTTGCTGCGCACTGGAAATACAAAGAAGGTGCAAGTGGCGTCGGCAAAGGCAGCAGCTACGAAAACCGTATTGCATGGCTGCGTAAACTTATCTCGTGGCAAGAAGAGATGGCGGATTCTGGCGAAATGCTGGATGAAGTTCGTAGCCAAGTGTTTGATGACCGAGTCTATGTGTTTACGCCAAAAGGTGATGTTGTTGATTTACCAACAGGTTCAACACCGCTTGATTTTGCTTATCATATTCACAGTGATGTCGGTCACCGCTGTATTGGGGCGAAAATTGGTGGGCGCATCGTGCCATTTAGCTACCAATTGCAAATGGGCGATCAGATTGAAATTATCACCCAAAAGCACCCAAACCCAAGTCGTGACTGGCTCAATCCTAACCTCGGTTACGTGACGACCAGCCGTGGACGGGCGAAAATTCAAAACTGGTTCCGTAAACAAGACCGCGATAAAAACATTCTAGCGGGACGTCAAATTCTCGACAGTGAATTATCCCATCTGGATATCAGTTTACGAGATGCAGAGAAACAGTTGATTGCTCGTTATAACGTACACTCACTGGATGAAATCCTTGCTGGAATCGGCGGTGGTGATATTCGAATCAACCAATTGGTTAACTTTCTACAAGCTAAGTTTAATAAAGCGACCGCAGAGGAAGAAGATCGCGCCGCAATGAAGTCGCTGGAGAATAAATCGGGCGTACCAAGAGCGCCATCCCATGGCAGTGGTCGTGTGGTGGTTGAAGGGGTCGGCAACCTGATGCACCATATTGCGCGTTGCTGCCAGCCAATTCCGGGTGACGAAATCGTTGGCTTTATTACCAAAGGTCGCGGAATCTCAATTCATAGTGCGGATTGTGAACAGCTTTCTGAGCTGCAAAGCCACGCGCCAGAGCGTGTGATTGATGCAGTTTGGGGCGAAAACTACTCGAGCGGTTACTCGCTGGTGGTGAGAGTGATAGCCAATGACCGCAGTGGATTACTGCGCGATATTACGACAATCTTGGCGAACGAAAAAGTCAACGTGCTAGGGGTAAGTAGCCGCAGCGATGTGAAGCAGCAGCTCGCCACCATCGATATGACCATTGAGCTGTATAATATCGAAGTGCTGGGAAGGGTGCTTTCGAAACTGAATCAGTTGCCGGATGTTATCGAAGCAAAAAGACATTCTAGTTAA